The Carassius gibelio isolate Cgi1373 ecotype wild population from Czech Republic chromosome A1, carGib1.2-hapl.c, whole genome shotgun sequence region TTGTCAGCTGTGTCACAGCCTTTAAAGAGTGTTTTTAAATAGAAAGAGCGACAGTCACACATTTCTTAAATCTCCGCTAAACAGTGGTGCTTCCCTCCACAAAAAACACCGTAAAAATAGACACCATTATAGCAATACACAGCTAACAGTTAATAATTCATTTGCAttcacatacttagtatacacttaaattttgcacacaatatatatgtacatacataacttcactttgtaatatacctgcctacaattgtcattgtatattgtcatttactgtctacatatttgtattttttattcttttattatgtgttttatgttctgtcactgtcattctgttgtactgcggagcttctgtcacgaaaacaaattcctcgtatgtgtaaacatacctggcaataaagcacattctgattctgattctgattctaacaCAATGTTGCACAAAAGTTTAGGGCATAGAAACATTTTGCACTTTTGTGCAACATATCCAAGCTCTTAGAACTCAAGcggcttttaataaaaaaatataatgcacatAATTATATCCCCTCAAGCATCATATTTCTGCATTCCACTCTAATGTCATCCTGAAACACGGAAACCCAAGCGCATGTTGTCCATGCATCACGGTAAAACAATGCAGGTCCCAATCACCTCCCTCGCCCCCTTTGAAGAGCCCTAAACTTCCTTTGAAGTGCAGCGGCCGCATACAGCCCATACAGAACACTGCATTCATGTTcaaatgaagagagagagagagaggcagagataCAACATCACAGAAGACACTTCAAAGACCCTGGAGCATGACTCGGACCTAACTGCACCTTCCTTTAGGAAAGGGACCGAGAGATGGATATATGGATAAACTCTGGTTAAATAGATAGAGATCAGTAGTTAGCacgataaatacatttttgattgaGACCTGGGTTTATTCTTTTGGGAATAATCTCATGTAGGGGGTTTCTTTCATttgtagattaaattaaattcacaTATGTCTACTGccattttttgtattgtttattaaaaataatattagcaGCATTAATTAAGTGAAAAAGTTTAAACTGATCATTTGAGAGTTTGGTCATTTGCAGCAGGTTTTAAGCATAATGAATTTTGTTCTGCTGATCATttgaaaatttgtttaaaaatgtttgatttttttttattgtgtctcAATGGAAgcaaaattaaaaacagaaaagggGCAGAATAGTACATAATTCttattaatttaacaaaacattattttttataaatgtttttggaagaagtgTCTTATATTCACTGCtgcatttaatacagtaaaactgtgattTTGTGAAATAGTatgaaaatctaaaataatggttttctgttttaatacatcggttttaaaaatgtaatttattcctgtgatgcaaagctgattttccagcatcatgactccagtcttcagtgtcacatgatccttcaaaaatcattctaatatgctgatttggtgcttaagaaacatttttcgttattatcaaggttgaaaactgcttttttgtgtgtgtgtgtggaaacttatattttttcagaattctttgatgaatagaaagttcaaaaatatatttttattaaattaaattaatacattgatatcttttataaatgtctttactcttactatttgatcaatttaatgcattcctgtgagataaaagcattcattatgaatatttataataatttaaaaacttttaaacgcTTGtgcatacacataaatacataaacatgcaTCTGAAACATTACCCTCACCTCATGCATAATTCAGAGTAATATAATAAGACACGAGGTGAAATCTGCTGATAGTCTCATTGATAATGAAGTGAGCAAGTGAGGGTGTGTCTCTATAGATAACGTGGTCAAGCTTCACTTCCCTAATCATCTCTGGAATCCAGGCACTGATAcgagaatgtgtgtgtttgtgtgtgtgtgtaaacagtaAAGACAATGCCATGGTGGATTCAGGTTGCCTTTGGCAAAGATGAGCCATGTGTCCATAACAAGTCTCTTCCCCCGAAAAATAGTCCTTCACTTTAACATCTCAAACAATACCTCTTTTCTTCATTTCGTACCACGGGGAGCAAACTGTTTGTTATTTTATCATACACAAAATGCAAGAAAAAGAGCATGAGAGGGACAACAGCTGCATGGTGGGTTTCTAAAGGGGTAAGGACAGAAGCTTGGGTTTTGTAATGCATGCTGGGGGAAGGAGTGCATGTACTGTCCTTGTGGCAACTATTACTTGCAATTAGCCATCAAAGCGAGTGAATATTGTGAGCAGTAGCATTTCAGAGAACAGGAAATTATATGTAATGATGTGAGTCACATGTTTTctataaataaactaaacaaaccCACAGCCAGAAGaagaacaacaataaaaaaactaaatgtgtaaAAACTTCAGTTTCATGGACCATGCGTATTGCCATTGTCAGGTGTGGAAATTAAAAACCCTGTTTAAGGGAAGGTGAAAAAAATGGGAGGTTTGGTGCATGATTCTGTGTTATTTACTATATGCAGAAATATCATTCCGAATGAATGATGAAGAAAtctcgtgtgtgtgtatgtgtgagcacCTGTATATCGAAGCAAGCATATAACTGACAGCAGTAGTTCCAGACAGATGATGGCCAACAGAAGATATACAGACAGATTCTTCACACTTGCATCCAGCATAGATGATGGAGCAATTACAGTCAGGATCGCTGCATTACCtacgaaagagagaaaaagagagcaatTATGCATTATATTAACCACTGATATCCGTACCAGCAATTAAAAATCCATTCCTGTTGATATTAATACATTTACctgattataatttaatttgattaggCTTCTTtacaaaatgataaaatgcaTGAAATCTGGTCATGGTTCAGTTCAAAACACATCGAGTATTACGTTACGactcacaattattttaaactgtgCATCTACTATTAAATATCATAATCAATATACGGTATATTTACAGTCATAACGACAGCTTCTGTTCTGTCATCTAGTGGCCATttgtgaaatataacaaaaatttGGACATGACTGAAAGAGCACTTTAGCATTaacaaaagattttattaataaaGAATGACTTTAtaaagtggtaaaaaccatgatGGGAGAAATTAAAATTCACCTGCAGAATGAATTAGCAGAGGAAGGTTTTTAATTCCTCGGGTCAGTCTGTAGAAGTCCAGATAACCTCTCCGTCTCACGGCGCTGTGTTGATGCTGAACAAATCTATCATATATAAAGACCATCACCCAGAGTGAAACTTTCCCCAGTAACACCACAGTCTTAGACTCGATGCCATGCAATGCTGCAGTGCACTCGGGAGTGTGCTCATCAGATATCCAGCAAAATACTGTGATTAAAATACATAGCACCACATAAACCACCTGCAAACAAGAAACAGAGACGTTACACAGAAAGCACTCATAGGAAATAGTTTAGTACTAACTAATTAACTAGTTAATTTAAGGTTAAGGATTCTTCAAAAATTtatgttttacaaacaaataatcaAAGTCTGAACATGCTTTAAGAGTTTTTCCTTTGTGGGCCAacatttaacactgataatactcactatttgtgtcttgtttttttgccataaaatttaattatttttttttaaatcttaagttATGTCATCTCATTCTCAACTAAGTGCAGTGAAAACGGTTTGTATACTCACATGTAAAAAAGAGAGGACACCCACTGCCCACTGAGTGGGTAATTTCTGAAACTCTCTCTTGATCACTGACTCGAGTACATCTTGGGATATAAGTGGTCCATCAAGAGGGTCATCGTCAGTGCTTTGAGTAAAATCTACATTTGTGTTAGTCTGGCCACAGAAACAAGACAGACACATACAGGTAAGAATATGCAGTGTAATCCATAATACACTACAACAATTAGCTGAAAGCTGCTTTGCAGGCATTAAATGCTAGTTTGAACTCATGCATTTCAAAGTGCATACTGTATTAGAGCCTAATAATAGCTCAGTATTACACAAACATTCTGTTAAAGGCCCCTTTCACTAGTTGGACGACATTGGGAATGGCGCCGTTATCAAAACATTTGGTGAAACGAATAGCAGCCACATAAGAGTCATCGAAAGGGGTTTAACTCTGATCATAAGTGCAGTGTATTTTCTTCTTCTACTACTACACAACATGCAGAACACGTGTGTTACTTAATGCACATCAAAGCAACGGTGTGTCAGATTAGGGACATTTGGAAATGAGTGACGTTAGTTTTACAGCTGCTCTCGTGACCCTGTTTTCATACAAGTAACGTTAGAAAAAtagcaaatgaaataaaaagtttatacGCACGCCATAAGCCGAAGTACGCTCGGACTCCATCACACTGCCTGATCAATCATCACGCATTAAAAGGAAAAGAAGATCCAGATTTAAGAAAACGCTCCGTCCAATATTTCTAAATTAGACTTCCGGGTGGCGATTTCACCAATCCTACTGCGAGAAAggcttggctcatgaatattaatcacgtgaCGTGACGCTCGTCGTTAAGATGTAGGTGATTGGCTCAAAGCGAGCTCAAACTCATGCCTCACGAATGTTAACCCGACTTTTACACTTTCCAGATTTTTTCTTAAACACTTTCAATGACACattcattgtaaaaaataaaaaaaacaaataataatctaTCTAGCAGTCTACCTCATCCATAGACTGTATGAAAACATTTTGCTTCGTGTTTTGTCAAATTTAGTCTTATTCCTTAAAAGCCAATGATAAAAATTGCGTGCGGAAGgcttaaaaggaaaataaaaatctCCAGTCCGTTGttattcataaattaatttacaCATGTAGCACAAAATAAATTTTGGCGACGTGATCTAAAAATATTTTCCCACATTTTGGGATTTAAAAGTGTGCACATTCATCATTTGAATTATTTGTGACCATATGTTTGTATACCTTATGCCTGCAGAGTTAATcactaattattaatattaaataaataaagatatttatttattgtttattacttgTATTTGTGGGTCAATATCACTGTAGGGTGCCTTTTGGTGTCCTGAATATAAATAACTCATTTGCCATGATAACTCAACATACAAATGACTATGAAAGGTGTGTGTTATATTAGGCTAAGTTTTGTTTATTCATAACAGAAGCATCACTTGGCTCTTTAGATACATTTTcagtattttctttagttttgtatGAGATGATGTATGTTGTTTTGCTATGTCCCAGGCACTGCTCATTCAATTTGAATGAGAGTAAAaaattcttattaatattttgttgaatAAGATATTACTCAAATTGAGTTTATTgatcattttgtaataaaaacaatatttttatttaataaaaaataagagttTGTCCATGTCCCTTGAATGGTTGTCCACCCTGTCGTGTTGCGGaatctgtccctttaagaagagGCCATCACCACTAGTGACATCATCAcaacagattttatttatatcttcAGTGGCGGGAATTTCATCTGCTGAGGTGAGTAGCAGCTGACTTTTCAACTGACAAATTTTCTTAATATAAGTTTGCTTACTTGTTTTGCCAAAGATTAACATGTCCACCCTGTCGCCATAAAATATACAGGAAatgattaaaatacaatattttcaaaatatgtaagtttaaatatacaaaattctCTTCAACAACCAGACTAACTATTTAGCTAGTCACAGTTTGTTGTAAGCTAATATGCTAATTGAAGCTCAAAATGTCCACCCTGTCGTTGTTACAAAATGTCTACCCTCTCGGCCACTTAGACTCGATGGGGTGGACATACACATGACAGGGTGGACAAAGCATTCATTTGTagttaatattacaatttatagaaatgttatattacattttatagaaaCATCTGCCTGCTGTATATTatagttgtaataaaaaaaaaatgtgattgagaatgtaattatatatttattttatttaagttgaaTAATTGTTTCATTGTCatattttttcatgctttttgtgTTCTGCTTTATGTGTCCACTCCGTCGTGGGCTCGTCCACCCTGTCATCttggtatttttaaataatatttaaaataataatgtaatcataCCTATATAATCCATTGTGCTAGATGTGGGGGcaataacatgcaaacaaaaaactgcgtccaaatatttctccaaataagaaaaaatacatgtgcgaattgtatgagtttctttaaaaaacattgtttacatataatcttttatgtatttataatttgaaaGCTAACAAAGAACCCTGTTTAGGAAAGGGACATCATACCTTTCAGAAAGTATAATTTGTGTCTTAATAGTGCAGtgaaaacatatttaactgtaatttatatGTCCACGAAGGTGGACATATCTATGCTTTATGCTCAAAAAAATGGcacataattgaaaaaaaaacattgtgggatctcagataatatatttattatagtatttgaGTGTCTAATATTATGAAATGACATAAAGTGaatggtaaattaaaataaaaatgtgtgagtATTGTGAGGGTTGAAAGGCACTCTATGGTGATATTGacccttatataaaaaaataagaaaaaataatgtaaatatgtttttctaattcttaaatgattttatttcctATTGCAGAATTTCTGACCATTAAAAGTATAAGTGTGACTGTTTTATGACCATTTAGCCTTTTCCAATCATGTCCATGTTCTTGTGTATGTGTACCATTaagattacaatttttaaaaacaataatttatcaATACCAATGATTTTCCCAGAATACATCACTATTCTCATCTCAACATATTTATGGTTATACTCTAATTAATTTTGACCTATTATCTGAACATTTTTAAGATATATTTCACCTTTTGGAGCAGCCAAAAGTAACAGACAAaggaagattttatatatatatttttaatatatatattaaataacaagCATCATCACAATTCATCAAAATATTTAATTCCTAACAGCAATAAATTATGAAATTCCTTCAAGTACATATACTGGCTTTGAAATAAAGAATTATAGTGATTCAAATGTATACATGTACATagaacatttatttgatattttatttttaagacatctttttttaaaaataaaaattatattagatgTTAAATACTACTAGAAACTGACTTCCATAGACTTGTGGCCAACTTTGACAGGTTATAGCACCGAACGAGAATTTTGTAAAAACATGTGGTTTACCACATTTGAAGAGGCTGGCAAGCTATGTGAGAACACACCTCacaatggggtataagttgtacccctggggcacAACCGCTGCCCAAAATGGCTACATAGACATGTATAAAATAGCTACATGCTAAAAGCAAACctaaaacatgcaaaaaagaCCATAGTGCCCAGTTTTGAAATGGCAAGCACCAGCCAGCCACATCAGAAAATGTacatactattattaatattattaaaaaataataataatataaatgcattattaatatgGCCATGCTAGCAGATGAAGACAGATCTGCACTCTCTGGTCCTGATGTGGTGGGCTTGTGGTTTCTGCTGCCTTCACAGGGGTCCCATTAGTTGAAATCGCTTCACAGAAATCCAAAGCTTCCTGGTTTCAACATTaccattttataataaaactCTTGAGaatctaaaacaaaacacatacaaaaaagaATGTAATCTACTACAGTAGTttgtttaaaacaagacaaaatactgtttaaaatgtgtgttaagttagtttttttttttttttttttgcattaataatGGCAGCAGACTTGCCATCAATTGTCCTAAAACCAGAGGGCTCTGCAACAAAGAATGGTTTGGGATAAGCCGGCTGTGGGTCTGGCTCTAAGTCCTCTGCTTGAGGCACAAATGGCTCCACTCTGGTCtcgcagcagcaacagcagaagGAGGGACACTTAGCTCTTGGAGCTTTCTTGAAGAATGAAGAGATCCCATTCTTCATCTTCTTCCATAAATTGGTATGTCtccctaaaacaaaacaaaaaacaattcacTTAATAGATTTGATCGTAAAGACAGAATCATCCTCATGCTAGTATGCTGTACTTGTATTTACATTATCTacataaatgttttcaaatgtcgTTTCAGTCCAACCTGTGCTGTTCTCCAGAGTGTCTACAGGAGAAGCCTCTATGTCACTCATTGAAGGCCCTGTTGAGTACATGTTCCTGCAGTCTGAACATGCACATGCTTCTATAGCAGGAACATTCTGCCAAGCGATTCTTCGTTCCTCAGTGTAGGATGTGCCAGTGCTAATACTTAACAAATCCATGTTATCATCCCTTCCACCTTCACATATGAAGAGGTCGCTGTCAGGGCTCCATTCACCCAGCCTATGGACCAAGTTTCCTCTCTGAACAGAGAGGAGGTCACAACTGAACACACTCTGCCCACAGTCATCTCCGGATGTGCCGCTGCTAAGGCTGAACACATCTAGGCAATCAGCATCTTCTGTCTGATTGTAGAAGGTTACAAAACCACAAGAGTTATTTTTATGAGCATGTTGAAGCTTGTACATAACCTTTAAGATTTGAGGATTCATCTGTAAATCGTTTTAAACGGATGTTTTGTTCAAGACACAACTTTAtatgtaaaatctaaatatttgttGAATTCAGTAAGAGTACCTGTTCGCCACTAGATGTTGGGGTTTCCTTATACCCTGTGCTAAAGCCTCCTGTTTCATAACCAAACTCTTCAAATtctgaaaaacacacataaaggATGTTATAAGGATTTTTTGTGTACAACAACTCATAAATACTGATTTACAATGTTTGTTTTAGCAGGGTACCACAGTAATTCTGGCAGAAGACTCACCATCAGTTGGCTTGAAACCAGAGGGCCCTGCAGAACACGATGATTCAGGATCGGCCGGCTCTGGGTCTGGCTCTTTTCTGGTCTTGCAACTGAGGGAAGGACGCTTTATAGCCTTCCATGCCCTCTTGAAAAACGAACCGATCCTGTTCTTCATCTTCTTTCTTAGACTGACATGGTTTTCTAAAAAGAAGAAGCATTCACTTAACCTAATAGGGACTGTTTGGATCCTTGTGGATCCTTATAAACTAGTGACTCTCTGATCTATATAAATGTCTCAATTCCCAATGTAATTTGAATCTTACCTGTGCTGTTGTCCACAGAGTCTACAGGTGTCACTCCTATAGACGTAGACTCTGACGTAACTGAAGGCCATGCAGTGTCTACAAAATTGGAGTGGGGGATGAGGGGTGCATTGTGCATTGGAGCAC contains the following coding sequences:
- the LOC127962336 gene encoding transmembrane protein 192 encodes the protein MESERTSAYGTNTNVDFTQSTDDDPLDGPLISQDVLESVIKREFQKLPTQWAVGVLSFLHVVYVVLCILITVFCWISDEHTPECTAALHGIESKTVVLLGKVSLWVMVFIYDRFVQHQHSAVRRRGYLDFYRLTRGIKNLPLLIHSAGNAAILTVIAPSSMLDASVKNLSVYLLLAIICLELLLSVICLLRYTVHVVKFNSKKPHPDVTEDECSHGCSSGSHAETGFRDGSSLEDVVEKQADLIDYLKQHNSVLSRRILTLTGQQIRA